A genome region from Anastrepha obliqua isolate idAnaObli1 chromosome 4, idAnaObli1_1.0, whole genome shotgun sequence includes the following:
- the LOC129244545 gene encoding uncharacterized protein LOC129244545 translates to MKSKRYKSEPQAEDASRTLLAFENGDNEAAEFNESAENCELQSPQAQTRWTPECTRVMLQLRFERQLEFQQRIRQKKELWSEIATEMRRQGLCDFSLTAEVCDLKYRNMLQTYKKNRIKEDSGMQSLIAWEYYELFKDALTAADELDAAQEGQERVVPSLLCESVCEAGNEDETWSAANELGCKQTAVELSLNAPQESIDMEADEVKSVTNIKPAAVSNRKRSRRCAMKTESMSPPPIGQITLSVPTEEEATITENSKQESFSHAPLNETQPQLLNARSCHSARPQRKRACPSFIATIPHTVTIEAGSVGVDAQNESTLTAIPNEPIISSTSAATIPIPTIMQAPTIQPQPPQIAAPLSQTPVTIVHPNHLQTIPIGLAASEMRECQVFGESIGLQLAHVREPHVRAMLQFKIQELLYLAKTGKLVETVRV, encoded by the exons ATGAAATCGAAGCGCTACAAAAGTGAACCGCAAGCAGAAGATGCTAGTAGGACTTTGCTTGCCTTTGAAAATGGTGATAATGAAGCCGCGGAGTTCAATGAAAGCGCCGAAAACTGTGAGCTGCAGTCGCCACAAGCCCAAACACGATGGACACCAGAGTGTACGCGAGTTATGTTACAGTTACGCTTTGAGCGCCAACTGGAATTTCAACAACGAATACGCCAAAAAAAGGAACTTTGGTCTGAGATTGCGACTGAAATGAGGCGACAAGGATTATGTGATTTTTCGTTAACAGCAGAGGTTTGCGATCTAAAATATCGCAACATGTTACAGACATACAAGAAGAATCGAATAAAAGAAGATAGTGGCATGCAGTCGCTGATAGCGTGGGAATATTATGAGCTCTTTAAGGATGCGCTGACAGCGGCTGATGAACTGGATGCTGCTCAAGAGGGACAAGAACGTGTTGTGCCATCATTGTTGTGTGAGTCAGTGTGTGAAGCCGGAAACGAGGATGAAACATGGTCAGCAGCCAATGAATTAGGTTGCAAGCAAACGGCAGTGGAATTATCTTTGAATGCACCACAAGAATCAATAGACATGGAGGCGGACGAGGTCAAATCTGTTACAAAT ATTAAGCCTGCAGCTGTCAGCAACCGAAAGAGAAGTAGAAGGTGCGCCATGAAAACCGAATCGATGAGTCCACCACCGATAGGTCAAATCACTTTAAGTGTACCTACTGAAGAAGAAGCCACAATTACTGAAAATTCGAAGCAGGAAAGCTTTTCACACGCCCCCCTAAATGAAAcg CAACCGCAACTGCTCAACGCAAGGTCATGTCATTCTGCGCGCCCTCAACGAAAGCGTGCCTGTCCGTCCTTTATCGCAACAATACCACACACGGTAACTATCGAAGCTGGATCTGTGGGTGTAGATGCACAAAACGAATCTACTTTGACCGCCATACCAAACGAGCCAATTATTTCTTCAACCTCCGCTGCAACAATACCAATTCCAACAATAATGCAAGCACCAACAATACAACCACAACCGCCACAGATTGCAGCACCTCTAAGCCAAACGCCAGTTACCATAGTTCATCCAAATCATTTGCAAACTATACCAATTGGTTTAGCAGCTTCGGAAATGCGTGAATGTCAGGTGTTTGGCGAAAGTATTGGACTGCAATTGGCGCATGTAAGAGAGCCGCATGTGCGAGCGATGTtgcaatttaaaatacaagaacTACTTTACTTGGCGAAAACTGGTAAACTTGTAGAAACTGTTCGCGTTTGA